The Silvanigrella paludirubra genome contains a region encoding:
- a CDS encoding 30S ribosomal protein S1, which produces MAKFRYIDKEENARDPFASEAEESNEFEQLLQDDKHTPTSRRYRMGESVEGSVVSISSEFVFIDLGGKSSATLSIEEFTSASQSVPKVGDTISAFVRTDNGSEILLTRTLRRNEVDDSLLRNAFEAKIPVEAKVEKVIKGGFEATVGAKRCFVPLGQMDLTHFDNPEVYVGNTFKFTITELKGRNVVLSRKSILRQELDSKISSALEKLEVGQSHLATITRLVDFGAFASIDGIEGLIPLSEMAWKRLKKADEAVRLGEQVNVKIIKIERTPKLKIAFTMKEAGEDPWISNATRLHPGAVLQGTVVRMIDSGAFVNVADGVDGLVPIHQITWEKRINHPKDILAEGQSVKVHVLAADLGAHRLSLSIKGPMPEELINKFKGKKRDEFSNMSDEDKALMKQWEEYKSNEAKVLIPTNRDDTSIFASAFKHAKKKK; this is translated from the coding sequence ATGGCAAAATTTAGGTACATTGATAAAGAAGAAAACGCACGTGACCCTTTCGCTTCAGAAGCAGAAGAATCTAATGAATTTGAACAGCTACTACAGGATGATAAACACACGCCAACTTCACGTAGATACCGCATGGGTGAATCTGTTGAAGGAAGCGTTGTTTCCATTAGCTCAGAGTTTGTTTTTATTGACCTTGGTGGAAAAAGTTCCGCAACTTTATCCATAGAAGAATTTACAAGCGCTTCTCAATCTGTGCCTAAAGTAGGAGATACAATTTCTGCATTTGTCAGAACGGATAATGGCTCTGAAATCCTTTTAACACGCACACTTCGTCGCAATGAAGTGGATGATTCTTTATTAAGAAACGCTTTTGAAGCTAAAATACCTGTTGAAGCAAAAGTAGAAAAAGTGATTAAAGGTGGATTTGAAGCTACTGTTGGTGCAAAAAGATGCTTTGTTCCTTTAGGACAAATGGATCTAACACATTTTGATAATCCTGAAGTTTATGTTGGAAATACTTTTAAGTTTACAATTACTGAATTAAAAGGAAGAAACGTTGTTTTATCTCGTAAATCTATTTTACGCCAAGAATTAGACAGCAAAATTTCTTCTGCTCTCGAAAAACTTGAAGTTGGACAAAGTCATTTAGCAACCATTACGCGCTTAGTAGACTTTGGCGCCTTTGCCTCAATTGATGGAATTGAAGGACTTATTCCATTAAGCGAAATGGCATGGAAAAGACTTAAAAAAGCCGATGAAGCTGTTCGTTTAGGCGAACAAGTTAACGTTAAAATTATAAAAATCGAACGTACTCCAAAATTAAAAATAGCATTTACAATGAAAGAAGCTGGCGAAGATCCTTGGATATCCAATGCAACTCGTTTGCATCCAGGTGCCGTTCTTCAAGGAACAGTCGTTCGCATGATCGACTCAGGTGCTTTTGTAAATGTAGCAGATGGTGTTGATGGGCTTGTACCTATTCACCAAATTACATGGGAAAAAAGAATAAACCATCCTAAAGATATTTTAGCAGAAGGACAATCTGTTAAAGTTCATGTGTTAGCAGCTGATCTAGGCGCTCACCGCTTAAGTTTATCTATTAAAGGCCCTATGCCTGAAGAACTCATTAATAAATTCAAAGGTAAAAAACGCGATGAATTTTCAAATATGAGCGATGAAGACAAAGCTTTAATGAAACAGTGGGAAGAATATAAGTCAAACGAAGCTAAGGTGCTAATTCCAACAAATCGTGACGACACAAGTATCTTCGCTTCTGCTTTCAAACACGCAAAAAAGAAGAAATAA
- a CDS encoding extracellular solute-binding protein, which produces MSQFFIFAITLLFPFIAHSATYKPILNILAPIGVMSPKIISQFEEDNQCNVRIEFVGSRYEYESRLRAGLRNYDLVISDERILQRLFLQRQLRSLNEDVTFSANVAGKYPLQVKSRLNSDGRSYFTFLADPMGIAYNKKNFILKQTQPSWDWIISPDEIPYWRQRIYVSNFPKHQLLLALLATGKEITTASWFIPEPTLKWLQNLKLQSANIDYPLELAFLGNKIEAAVIFRSDYFRLKKVVPDLKFVVPSKVTYYDRIGIAIVSDTVQEALAQNFIKYLNIKKDSLIVNENYLSYNVLNYEGSATKNWVPYDDDIPIPRRIENILNDFYKK; this is translated from the coding sequence TTGTCTCAATTTTTTATTTTTGCAATCACCCTATTATTTCCTTTTATCGCTCATTCCGCTACCTATAAGCCTATTTTAAATATTCTTGCTCCCATAGGTGTAATGTCACCAAAAATCATTTCGCAATTTGAAGAAGATAACCAATGCAATGTAAGGATTGAATTTGTAGGAAGTCGTTATGAATATGAATCGAGGTTACGGGCTGGATTAAGAAACTATGATCTTGTGATATCCGATGAACGAATCTTACAAAGATTGTTTTTACAACGCCAATTAAGATCTCTAAATGAAGATGTTACTTTTTCAGCTAACGTAGCGGGAAAGTATCCATTGCAAGTTAAATCAAGGTTAAATTCAGATGGCCGTTCCTATTTTACTTTTTTGGCAGATCCAATGGGGATTGCTTATAATAAAAAGAATTTTATTTTAAAACAAACACAACCATCATGGGATTGGATAATATCTCCAGATGAAATTCCATATTGGAGACAAAGAATATATGTTTCTAACTTTCCAAAACATCAATTACTGCTAGCATTACTCGCTACTGGTAAAGAAATTACAACAGCTTCGTGGTTTATACCCGAACCCACATTAAAATGGTTACAAAATTTAAAACTTCAAAGTGCAAATATTGACTATCCTTTAGAGCTTGCTTTTTTAGGTAACAAAATTGAAGCAGCTGTTATTTTTCGTTCCGATTATTTTAGGTTAAAAAAAGTTGTGCCAGATCTTAAATTTGTAGTGCCTTCTAAAGTAACATATTATGATAGAATCGGAATTGCGATTGTTTCTGACACGGTTCAAGAAGCTTTAGCTCAAAATTTTATAAAATATTTAAATATCAAAAAAGACTCCTTAATTGTAAATGAAAATTATTTAAGCTATAACGTTTTAAATTATGAAGGTTCAGCAACTAAAAACTGGGTGCCTTATGATGATGATATTCCTATTCCAAGAAGGATAGAAAATATTTTGAATGATTTTTACAAAAAATAA
- a CDS encoding metallophosphoesterase, whose translation MDLIRITILILFLIFTYFYLVRCFLLVIQPQKKRNVYILVLIFMFLLNIGFWGSRFFRWQGHLPNYFYYLEWVSYTCLGLMLFFLICFFIADLFFLLNKVIYFFKRKSFLEKEIKKNKIHSQRRSFLHMISVGCASILTGIAFYNARKTPEVKKVFVPILNLHSDLKDFNIVQLTDFHIGQTIGLSYVHAVVERVNSLNPDIIVITGDLVDGFVHQIKEWVEPLSTLKAKYGIYYVTGNHEYYWDATGWIQFMQSIGCVYLGNSNKTISIGNANVVIAGLTDLAAIKFNENEKTDYIKSIENASIKSDLKILLAHQPNSAFEAAKLNFYDLQISGHTHGGQMWPMTWMIHFIQYFRPGLTLYEKMWVYVSRGTGYWGPPSRLGSDSEITHIFFKQA comes from the coding sequence ATGGATTTAATAAGAATAACTATTCTTATTTTGTTTTTAATTTTTACTTATTTCTATTTAGTTAGGTGTTTTCTTTTAGTTATTCAACCTCAAAAAAAAAGAAACGTTTATATTCTTGTTCTTATATTTATGTTTCTTTTAAACATAGGATTTTGGGGGTCTAGATTTTTTCGTTGGCAAGGACATTTACCTAACTATTTCTATTATTTAGAATGGGTAAGTTATACTTGTTTAGGACTCATGCTTTTTTTCTTAATATGTTTTTTTATAGCAGATTTATTTTTTCTTTTAAATAAAGTAATATATTTTTTTAAAAGAAAAAGTTTTCTTGAAAAAGAAATTAAAAAAAATAAAATTCATTCCCAACGTCGAAGCTTTTTACACATGATTTCAGTAGGCTGTGCGTCTATTTTAACAGGAATTGCTTTTTATAATGCAAGAAAAACGCCAGAGGTAAAAAAAGTTTTTGTTCCCATTTTAAATTTACATTCTGATTTAAAAGATTTTAATATTGTTCAATTAACTGATTTTCATATAGGTCAAACGATCGGTTTAAGTTATGTTCATGCTGTGGTTGAAAGGGTGAATTCTCTTAATCCAGATATCATTGTAATCACAGGTGACCTTGTAGATGGTTTTGTTCATCAAATTAAAGAATGGGTAGAACCACTATCAACATTAAAAGCAAAATATGGCATTTATTATGTTACAGGAAATCATGAATATTATTGGGATGCAACGGGATGGATTCAATTTATGCAATCCATTGGTTGTGTTTATTTAGGAAATTCAAATAAAACAATTTCTATTGGAAATGCAAATGTTGTTATTGCAGGACTAACAGATTTAGCTGCAATAAAATTTAATGAAAATGAGAAAACAGACTATATAAAATCTATAGAAAATGCTTCCATAAAATCTGACTTAAAAATATTATTAGCCCACCAACCAAATAGTGCATTTGAAGCTGCAAAACTCAATTTTTATGACTTACAAATTTCCGGTCATACTCATGGTGGTCAAATGTGGCCTATGACTTGGATGATTCATTTTATTCAATATTTTCGTCCAGGTTTAACTTTATATGAAAAAATGTGGGTTTATGTTAGCCGTGGTACAGGCTATTGGGGACCGCCTTCACGATTAGGTTCTGATTCCGAAATTACTCATATCTTTTTTAAGCAGGCTTAG
- a CDS encoding sensor histidine kinase: protein MTKINSSPNTLAKLIYLIILIFCFSICLLSFFIYNTSSNLVTLRAEKETLNISHQVAEQLNDFIIRDISILKSISQMIQTATNINDAIVEQLKVLNQFEHIFIVNDNGRIANIGPYKFNKIGLNIKNTSYIKYVMKEKKPFVSTPQEGFWGYKAIVIAIPIFLDVGSGKWEFSGVICGTLKLENMFKPLNEFKAENYGFALIMDANGNILNNLEKKFSSVHKFRDLDNDSSNIKNTEKYIINNKSGISHFFMKNIEYIVGFKKMEIQNWSVLVSLPVNEVLIDVYQLRRNTFILTSIFLLISIIFTVIIQNRAQKLHLLVSQALISLRNLQTKLVSSSKMSALGEMAGGVAHEINTPLGVITLRASQIKRVLDKEPINIDTIKNYIDIIEKVAQQIAKIVLGLRSFSRSGDQDKFILTSLRSIFDNTFILCSERLIQREVKLIDELNDNNLSINCRSVQISQVLLNLINNACDAIMNQNDKWIKIFVDQTESVIKINVMNSGEKISKDIQDKIMQPFFTTKDIGQGTGLGLSISKGIIESHGGKLYLDTLSKHTVFIIEIPKK from the coding sequence ATGACTAAAATCAATTCATCACCAAATACTCTTGCAAAATTAATCTATTTAATTATTTTAATATTTTGTTTTTCAATTTGTCTCTTGAGTTTTTTTATATATAATACCTCATCAAATTTAGTAACTCTTCGTGCTGAAAAAGAAACTTTAAATATATCACATCAGGTTGCTGAGCAGCTAAATGATTTTATTATACGAGATATTAGTATTTTAAAAAGTATTTCTCAAATGATACAAACTGCTACCAATATTAATGATGCGATTGTAGAACAATTAAAAGTTTTAAATCAATTTGAACATATATTTATCGTAAATGACAATGGAAGAATTGCTAATATAGGACCATATAAATTTAATAAAATTGGATTAAATATTAAAAATACTTCCTATATTAAATATGTAATGAAAGAAAAAAAACCTTTTGTTTCAACACCTCAAGAAGGATTTTGGGGATACAAAGCAATTGTAATTGCAATTCCCATTTTTTTAGATGTTGGCTCTGGAAAATGGGAATTTTCAGGCGTGATCTGTGGTACTCTAAAACTTGAAAATATGTTTAAACCTCTTAATGAATTTAAAGCAGAAAATTATGGTTTTGCATTAATTATGGATGCAAATGGAAATATACTGAATAATTTGGAAAAAAAGTTTTCCTCAGTTCATAAATTTAGAGATTTAGATAACGATAGTTCAAACATAAAAAACACTGAAAAATATATAATAAATAATAAAAGTGGGATAAGCCATTTTTTTATGAAAAATATAGAATATATTGTTGGTTTTAAAAAAATGGAAATTCAAAATTGGAGTGTATTAGTTTCTCTTCCCGTGAATGAAGTATTAATTGACGTTTATCAATTAAGAAGAAATACGTTTATTTTAACTTCTATTTTTCTTTTAATATCAATAATATTTACCGTTATTATTCAAAATCGAGCTCAAAAACTACATCTATTAGTTAGCCAAGCTCTGATTTCGCTTCGTAATTTACAAACAAAATTAGTAAGCTCATCTAAAATGTCTGCTCTTGGTGAAATGGCTGGCGGTGTTGCTCACGAAATAAATACTCCTTTAGGTGTCATAACGTTACGAGCATCACAAATAAAAAGAGTTTTAGATAAAGAGCCTATTAATATTGATACTATAAAAAATTACATAGATATTATAGAAAAAGTTGCGCAACAAATTGCAAAAATTGTATTAGGATTAAGATCCTTTTCCCGCTCAGGTGATCAAGATAAATTTATTTTAACTTCTTTACGTTCAATTTTTGATAATACTTTTATTCTTTGTTCTGAAAGACTCATACAAAGAGAAGTCAAATTAATTGACGAATTAAACGATAATAATTTATCTATAAATTGCCGTTCTGTTCAAATTTCTCAAGTACTTTTAAATTTAATAAATAACGCATGTGATGCTATTATGAATCAAAATGATAAATGGATAAAAATATTTGTGGATCAAACAGAATCCGTTATAAAAATCAATGTCATGAATAGCGGTGAAAAAATTTCAAAAGATATTCAAGACAAAATAATGCAACCCTTTTTTACAACAAAAGACATTGGCCAAGGAACAGGTTTAGGATTAAGTATTTCTAAGGGGATTATAGAATCTCATGGAGGAAAATTGTATTTAGACACTTTATCTAAGCACACCGTTTTTATAATAGAAATTCCAAAAAAATAA
- a CDS encoding substrate-binding periplasmic protein encodes MMLKLPFIKISIAISIIFLMFTKIAFAEDLSLVKQGVLTISHDDSFAPFGYAEKNAQGKYNVSQGFEIDLLKNVVQKMGLKSEFIPNAWAKVLVSVKVNTADAIATIGINEERKKSYDYSEPYANYAAILFVPKEKNISNLSDLNGKKMGIQKNHFSVPWIRDHYPKIEMVTFENAKDCFMAALNGKVEGAVADKLVGLYTIKQNSELTDKLKLVGEEFASTPVALAFAKGQKKQLRIKFNEALVTFQKSNDYTEIFNKWFGIKTK; translated from the coding sequence ATGATGCTAAAACTACCATTTATTAAAATTTCCATCGCAATTTCAATAATATTTTTGATGTTTACAAAAATCGCATTTGCAGAAGATCTTTCTCTTGTTAAGCAAGGAGTTCTTACGATTTCACATGATGATTCTTTTGCTCCGTTCGGTTATGCAGAAAAAAATGCGCAAGGTAAATATAATGTATCCCAAGGTTTTGAAATTGATTTATTGAAAAATGTGGTTCAAAAAATGGGACTTAAATCAGAGTTTATTCCTAACGCTTGGGCAAAAGTTCTTGTTTCTGTAAAAGTAAACACCGCAGATGCAATAGCAACGATTGGTATTAATGAAGAAAGAAAAAAGAGCTATGATTATTCAGAACCATATGCAAATTATGCTGCTATTCTTTTTGTTCCTAAAGAAAAAAATATTTCAAATTTAAGCGATTTAAATGGCAAAAAAATGGGAATACAAAAAAATCATTTCTCAGTTCCTTGGATAAGGGATCATTATCCAAAAATTGAGATGGTTACTTTTGAAAATGCAAAAGATTGTTTTATGGCTGCACTTAATGGCAAAGTAGAAGGAGCTGTAGCAGATAAACTTGTAGGTCTTTACACGATAAAACAAAATTCAGAATTGACAGACAAATTAAAACTAGTCGGAGAAGAATTTGCAAGTACTCCTGTCGCATTAGCATTTGCAAAAGGTCAAAAAAAACAACTACGTATAAAATTTAATGAAGCATTAGTTACCTTTCAAAAATCAAATGACTATACAGAAATATTCAATAAATGGTTTGGTATTAAAACTAAATAA
- a CDS encoding response regulator, with amino-acid sequence MNNTQNKLLVLVVDDQDAFLQAVVDEIQFHGFEAMTAKNGLEGLEQANKSKFDLILSDIRMPNKDGQWFLSELRKTQKCFPPFIFMTGFADLSIQDAYSMGADGFLGKPLNPEKLEIILEKICLPLEKRWSAPPKNAPVHHISKNFSCSYDDQNLREISFGRGGMYLGIEKLAFEIGDSISFKFEFSNGDIKKFEGSGNIVWKKENPDGKSDEYGLYFEYLSPDTMKSWINNLKNIEKIEVIPNGK; translated from the coding sequence ATGAATAACACACAAAATAAGCTACTTGTGCTTGTTGTTGATGATCAAGATGCATTTCTTCAAGCGGTTGTTGATGAAATTCAATTTCATGGATTTGAGGCCATGACGGCAAAAAACGGGCTTGAAGGTTTAGAGCAAGCAAATAAATCTAAATTTGATCTTATTCTCTCAGATATTCGTATGCCAAATAAAGATGGTCAATGGTTTTTATCGGAACTTAGAAAAACTCAAAAGTGTTTTCCTCCCTTTATATTTATGACTGGTTTTGCGGATCTTTCAATTCAAGATGCTTATTCAATGGGAGCGGATGGTTTTTTAGGGAAACCATTAAATCCTGAAAAATTAGAAATCATTCTTGAAAAAATATGTCTTCCTTTAGAAAAGCGTTGGTCTGCTCCTCCAAAAAATGCTCCTGTTCATCATATTTCGAAAAATTTTTCATGTTCTTATGATGATCAAAATCTTCGAGAAATTTCTTTTGGACGGGGAGGGATGTATTTAGGGATTGAAAAACTAGCCTTTGAAATTGGCGATTCTATTTCATTTAAGTTTGAATTTAGTAATGGAGATATTAAAAAGTTTGAAGGAAGTGGTAATATTGTTTGGAAAAAAGAAAATCCAGATGGGAAATCGGATGAATATGGTCTTTATTTTGAATATCTTAGTCCAGATACAATGAAGTCTTGGATAAATAATTTAAAAAATATAGAAAAAATTGAAGTGATTCCAAATGGAAAGTAA